The following proteins are co-located in the Chaetodon trifascialis isolate fChaTrf1 chromosome 14, fChaTrf1.hap1, whole genome shotgun sequence genome:
- the LOC139342361 gene encoding LOW QUALITY PROTEIN: uncharacterized protein (The sequence of the model RefSeq protein was modified relative to this genomic sequence to represent the inferred CDS: inserted 1 base in 1 codon; substituted 1 base at 1 genomic stop codon): protein MADPLQGAVLQAELSALLEKGAIREVASGDQRAGFFSSYFLAPKRDGVLHPILDLRGLNQYLRPLRCRLLTVPRVRQAISAGDWFATVDLEDAYFQIPIWRGHWRFLRFGFAGKMYEFQVLPFGISLAPRTFTRCMDAVLSPLRCKGMXGQEQCRXHVALLLDHIRSLGLRLNYKKSRLEPAQVTSFLAMVLDSRSGTVALTQERQLAFRSCVALFRLRALVNWGLCLRLMGLMAAMVQVVPLALLHMRPVQRCLLSLGLCPQRSHKTKVLVSLWWKVPVNIRAGRDLGPVVYRQLVYCGVSGRLFFLPRLRGHHVIVRTDSTVAAAYINRQEGLGSPVLCKLATVLWQWAHPLFLSLRAVHVPGVLNSAADIMSRGGPQLGEWRLHPEVVSEIKRRFGRAEVDLFASRESSHCLLLFSLRNDNPPLGWDALAHPWPRVLLYTFPPFALLQPLLRRVLVEHVRVILVVPLWPHMAWFSVIPPLLDRPPWELPCRRDLLSQVNGTLFHPFPVGLRLVPCGTWMSSLGLFRVPLLNPLGVLI, encoded by the exons ATGGCCGATCCTCTCCAGGGGGCGGTTCTGCAGGCAGAGCTGTCCGCTCTCCTGGAAAAAGGGGCCATAAGGGAGGTGGCCTCAGGGGATCAGCGGGCTGGGTTTTTCTCCAGCTACTTTCTGGCCCCGAAGAGGGATGGAGTGCTTCACCCTATTCTGGACCTCAGGGGGCTGAATCAGTATCTACGGCCCCTGAGATGCCGGTTGTTGACGGTCCCCAGGGTGAGACAGGCAATCTCTGCAGGAGATTGGTTCGCCACTGTAGACCTGGAGGATGCCTATTTCCAGATACCCATCTGGAGGGGTCACTGGCGCTTCCTGCGGTTCGGCTTTGCCGGCAAAATGTACGAGTTTCAGGTGCTGCCGTTTGGTATTTCTCTGGCACCACGCACCTTCACTCGATGTATGGATGCGGTTCTCTCCCCCCTGAGGTGCAAGGGCA GAGGGCAGGAGCAATGCCGCTGACACGTAGCCCTGCTGTTGGACCACATTCGGAGTTTAGGCCTGCGCCTAAACTACAAGAAGAGCAGGCTCGAACCGGCCCAGGTGACCTCCTTCTTGGCTATGGTCCTGGACTCGAGGAGCGGTACAGTTGCTTTGACCCAGGAGAGGCAGCTGGCCTTCAGGTCCTGCGTTGCCTTGTTCCGGCTGCGCGCTCTGGTCAACTGGGGTCTCTGCCTTCGCCTCATGGGCCTAATGGCAGCCATGGTGCAGGTAGTCCCACTTGCCCTCTTGCACATGCGGCCTGTACAGAGGTGTCTGCTGAGCTTGGGTCTGTGCCCTCAGAGGTCCCACAAGACCAAAGTATTGGTCTCTCTGTGGTGGAAGGTCCCTGTGAACATCAGGGCGGGCCGTGATCTGGGTCCAGTGGTCTATCGCCAGCTGGTGTACTGTGGGGTCAGCG GACGGCTCTTCTTCTTGCCGAGACTGAGGGGTCATCATGTCATTGTCCGCACCGACAGCACAGTGGCGGCCGCTTACATCAACAGGCAGGAGGGGCTTGGCTCCCCGGTCCTGTGCAAGCTGGCTACAGTTCTCTGGCAGTGGGCtcaccccctcttcctctcactcagAGCCGTGCATGTGCCGGGGGTACTGAACTCCGCAGCGGACATCATGTCGAGGGGGGGCCCTCAGCTGGGGGAATGGAGGCTCCATCCGGAAGTGGTTTCCGAGATAAAGCGTCGCTTCGGCAGGGCAGAGGTCGACCTGTTCGCGTCCAGGGAGTCGTCCCATTGCctgctccttttctctctgcgGAACGACAATCCCCCCTTGGGCTGGGATGCTCTGGCTCACCCATGGCCCAGGGTTCTGCTCTACACCTTTCCCCCCTTCGCTCTTCTCCAGCCTCTTCTTCGAAGAGTTCTGGTGGAGCATGTGCGGGTGATATTGGTGGTGCCTCTTTGGCCCCACATGGCATGGTTCTCAGTCATTCCACCTCTGCTGGACAGACCACCATGGGAGCTCCCGTGCCGGAGGGACCTTCTCTCCCAGGTGAATGGCACCCTGTTCCACCCCTTTCCAGTGGGGCTCAGGCTGGTCCCTTGTGGGACTTGGATGTCGTCCTTGGGGCTCTTCAGAGTCCCCCTTTTGAACCCCTTGGGGGTGCTGATTTGA